GTTACAAATATggacgttaaaaaaaacgttcaccacttttttgaaaataatctTGATTTGAAAATTGTGCAATTAAATCAGCCCGTTGTGTGCAGTTCCGCTGGGGGGAGCAAAATTTTCCTGTTCTGTTCGAGGCGCACGGGTGTAGCGGGGGAAGCAAGAGCCAGAGAAGCAACCGACACAACTGACGCAACTGACGCAACTGACACAGCTGACGCAACTGGCGCAACTGACGCGGCTGACGCGGGAGAGGGTCGTTACCTCCACGGTGAAGGCAAAAGAACGCCCATTTCGCACGACCCGTGTGTAAGCAAGTGGAttcagcaaaataaaaaaattgcaaacggGGTCTTCATTCTTATAGGCGAGGATTTCTTAGCCCTATTCCGAAAATTTTTGGCGCCCGAATTTTTCCGCATGaacaattttgttgttatCACGATGCGGGAACAAAGCGGCTGGGAGACGGTGCGGTGTGACGTGCGTGGCGCTTCCATACAGTTCAGTAACAATTTAATCAATGTCGCGTTGAAGAATATCCACGTGAACAGTGAGGCAGTGAACcgctttgccattttgctcgcatattttttaatggtGCAGGAAAAGATGAAGCAGGGATGGCCCCAGTTTTTAACCCAAATTGTgggggagggagaagcaacgGCGGAcgcaggggaagaaggaaagcTTCTCAAATTAGCCGCTGCGGTGAACATGTCGTTCGAGGTGCTTTCAAATGAGCACACGGAGTTGGGGTTGGCGGCCTTCTCCTCgtagggaatttttttttttttttttttacgtcgtGTGTGCGCCANNNNNNNNNNNNNNNNNNNNNNNNNNNNNNNNNNNNNNNNNNNNNNNNNNNNNNNNNNNNNNNNNNNNNNNNNNNNNNNNNNNNNNNNNNNNNNNNNNNNNNNNNNNNNNNNNNNNNNNNNNNNNNNNNNNNNNNNNNNNNNNNNNNNNNNNNNNNNNNNNNNNNNNNNNNNNNNNNNNNNNNNNNNNNNNNNNNNNNNNNNNNNNNNNNNNNNNNNNNNNNNNNNNNNNNNNNNNNNNNNNNNNNNNNNNNNNNNNNNNNNNNNNNNNNNNNNNNNNNNNNNNNNNNNNNNNNNNNNNNNNNNNNNNNNNNNNNNNNNNNNNNNNNNNNNNNNNNNNNNNNNNNNNNNNNNNNNNNNNNNNNNNNNNNNNNNNNNNNNNNNNNNNNNNNNNNNNNNNNNNNNNNNNNNNNNNNNNNNNNNNNNNNNNNNNNNNNNNNNNNNNNNNNNNNNNNNNNNNNNNNNNNNNNNNNNNNNNNNNNNNNNNNNNNNNNNNNNNNNNNNNNNNNNNNNNNNNNNNNNNNNNNNNNNNNNNNNNNNNNNNNNNNNNNNNNNNNNNNNNNNNNNNNNNNNNNNNNNNNNNNNNNNNNNNNNNNNNNNNNNNNNNNNNNNNNNNNNNNNNNNNNNNNNNNNNNNNNNNNNNNNNNNNNNNNNNNNNNNNNNNNNNNNNNNNNNNNNNNNNNNNNNNNNNNNNNNNNNNNNNNNNNNNNNNNNNNNNNNNNNNNNNNNNNNNNNNNNNNNNNNNNNNNNNNNNNNNNNNNNNNNNNNNNNNNNNNNNNNNNNNNNNNNNNNNNNNNNNNNNNNNNNNNNNNNNNNNNNNNNNNNNNNNNNNNNNNNNNNNNNNNNNNNNNNNNNNNNNNNNNNNNNNNNNNNNNNNNNNNNNNNNNNNNNNNNNNNNNNNNNNNNNNNNNNNNNNNNNNNNNNNNNNNNNNNNNNNNNNNNNNNNNNNNNNNNNNNNNNNNNNNNNNNNNNNNNNNNNNNNNNNNNNNNNNNNNNNNNNNNNNNNNNNNNNNNNNNNNNNNNNNNNNNNNNNNNNNNNNNNNNNNNNNNNNNNNNNNNNNNNNNNNNNNNNNNNNNNNNNNNNNNNNNNNNNNNNNNNNNNNNNNNNNNNNNNNNNNNNNNNNNNNNNNNNNNNNNNNNNNNNNNNNNNNNNNNNNNNNNNNNNNNNNNNNNNNNNNNNNNNNNNNNNNNNNNNNNNNNNNNNNNNNNNNNNNNNNNNNNNNNNNNNNNNNNNNNNNNNNNNNNNNNNNNNNNNNNNNNNNNNNNNNNNNNNNNNNNNNNNNNNNNNNNNNNNNNNNNNNNNNNNNNNNNNNNNNNNNNNNNNNNNNNNNNNNNNNNNNNNttttttttccaaaaattatCCCCACGCTGGTGTCATAAGTCCAGTGTGCACACACGAGCTGCAGACTCAATTTTGTACTACTACGCATACGGCCACAATGAGGAACACGGAAGACACAACTTTCAAGGAGGGAGACATCGTGTGGTATGAAAACCAACCCTCCAGCCAGGAGGTAGGTACGGACAACACTCTGTTCACTCTGTGCCAAATAATCCACAAGAAGGACGACGATGAGGTGATACTATCCAAACACAACGACTACAATGGGTGCATATTTATGAGCACAGTGAAGAACATACACAAGGCTAACCATCTTTTTACCTTGGACCAAAATGACATGATTAAactgaaatatattaacgaTCCCGCGCTACTACATCATCTCCATGAAAGatttaagaacaaaaaattttacacaaaGATGGGTCCGCTACTCATATTTGTAAACCCCAATATGAATTTGAATCTAAGCAATCAAAAAACCATTCGCATGCATAAATTTTCGGACACACTTGGGGAGGGCAATCTGAATGAGTATACCGTTGCTCGTTCTGCGCTACGCAATTTGATGATGTTAAAACGGAATCAATCCATTATCGTGACAGGTGAGTCTGGCTCTGGGAAGAGTGAAATCACGGAGAATATTTTGAACTTCCTGGCCTACCAAGTGCAGGGGCCGTCGGATGAGGCGCAGCAGTCGCAGCAGACGCAGCAGTTGGACGAGGCGAACCAATCGGATGAGGCGCAGCAGTTGGGCGAGACGAACCAGTCGGATGAGGCGAACGAATCGGGCGAGACGAACCAGCCGAATGCACCGGGCGAGTCTAACCAACCGAACCAACTGAAGCTCGCCGAAATGATAGGCCACATGAACGTCCTCCTGGATGCCTTCGGGAGCGCCAAAACGGGGAAGAACAACAACTCCAGCAGATTATCCAAGTTCTTCACCCTGCACATGGACGAGAGTGGGCGAGTGAAGTGTATGCATGTAAAGAAGTTCCTCTTCGAGAAGGACAGGCTGATCGGGAGGGGCGGGACGGGTGACGAGATGGGCGGCAAGATGGGCGGCGAGATGGGGGACGAGATGGGGGACGAGATGGGCGGCGAGATGGGCAGCCAAACGGGCAGCCAAACGGGCAGCCAAACGGGCGGCCAACACGAGAATtccttcaacattttttactaCATCCTTAACGGGTCAAGCGACAAGTTCAAGGAAATGTACTACCTGAAGGATGTGAAGTATTATAGGATGTTGCGCTTCAGGGGTTCGCAGCGGAATGGCAAGAACTTCCGAAATGGCAAGACCATGCGGGGGGGCGAAGGGGAGGTGGAGGATGACGAGATGAACGGAGGCGAGGTGAAGGACGACGAGGTGAAGGACGACGAGGTGAAGGACGACGAGGTGAAGGACGACGAGGTGAAGGACGTCGAGGTGAAGGACGACGAGATGAACGACAACTCGAACGGCAACTCGAACGGCGACGCGACGAACGAGAAGGCGCCCTCAACAGACGAATCGGCGAAGTTTCTTGAATTACTGAAATCACTGAATTACATTTTTGATGACGACAAGGAAATCGACTTTGTCTTTTCTATCCTCTCAGCATTATTACTCTTAGGGAATGTAGAAACGGTGAAACCATTGAGACAAAAATCTTTATTAAGAAAGAGTATCCTGTGTGAAAATTCTCTCAACTATGAACAGCTACAACATTGTGTAGAAGATTCAAGTGATGATTCAATAATTGATGATAATATAAAGAGCTTCCTTTTAGCTAGTAAATTGCTCGGTATCAATCCAGAAGAACTGGTGAAATACTTCACTACAAATTATGTATTCAATGATATATTACTTATGAAGGTACATAACGAAATGAAGATCTATAGGAAAATAGAAGCTTTTATTAAGACCACTTATGATGAGTTGTTTAATTGGGTTCTATATAAGGTGAATTGCAAGTTGGGGGTTCTATTGGGTGGAGAGATGGGAGGTAATCAGAATGGAAGTGGTGAGGCGAACTACATAAGTGTACTCGATTTGGCCTACTTtgaaaagagagaaaaaaattccctcaCTGAATTATTAGTTAATACTAGCAATGAAGCGGTGCATAAAATGGTTGTagattttttgttcaaaaaaaggattcaaCTGTGTAGGGAAGAAGGAATAGAAACAGCcgtctcctcctcctgtaACTTCGATCAGATTGACAACGAAGGATTGTATAATGTCTTGGTTCAGAAAGAGGAAGAGTCTCTGTTTTCTTATTTGGAATCTCTGTCTATGAAGAAAGTCACCGAGAAGAGTAACCTGCACTCTTTAATAGTAAAGAAGTTCTCCAAGGGGGGATACATAAAGGAGGGCTTTTCTAATGTCTCGGAGAAGCAGAGTAGGACCTCtgccccttcttcctccttcgtcATTGTCCACTCATGTGGTGAAGTATGCTACTCGTCGGAACAGCTTATCAGCCAGAATATAGAAATACTGACGAATAACTTTATTGACATGGTGAAGAAATCGGGCAACCCATACCTAGAGCAACTATGCTGCAGTTACAATTATGATCCCAGTGGGAACATCGTAGAGGAGAAAAGACGATACAGCATTCAGTCTGCTCTAAAATTATTTCGACGAAAGTATGAGTCCAGAAACCAGATGGCTGTTACTATGGTGAGGAATAACTTGGTCGAACTGATGAAGGTGAAGGAGAGTACTTTTTGTCACTTCATATTTTGCATGACTTCGAATCAGAACAGGAAGacagggggaggggaagttATAAATTTGTTTGATGAGGAGGTCGTCCTCGAGCAGATACGGAGCCTGTTCCTTTCACAGTTCAGACAGCTCAAGGGCGCTGGGCTCTTCCCGCATGCCTTTTACTTCGCGGAGTTGGTGGACCTCCTGGAGGAggcaaatggggaagcggcaaatggggaagcgcaaaatggggaagcgcaaaatggggaagcggcaGAGGGAGACGCGgcagagggagaagcggctAATGGAGACGCGGCAAACGGAGAAACGGCAAAGGGAGACGAGACAAACGCAGACGAAGCAAACGGAGAAATGGCAGAGGGAGACGCCACAAACGCAGACGCGGCAAACGCAGACGCGCAGGGGGCGGGCCTGGACTATCCCCACGCAAACGCTAAGCAGCGTGTCGAAGACATGATGAGGTTGCACAACATCAGTAAGAGCGAGTGGGCCATGGGAGAAAACCGAGTCTTCCTCACAGACGcttctttaaaaattctGATTCAGAAAAAGTGGGAACAATGCATACAGAAAATGCTTCCCAAGTTGGATGCAGAAATTAATGATGATCAGATGGTGCACTCTGGGGGAGATGATTATGACTCCAAAGTAGCAGGGTTGATAAACCTAGAGTGTGTGAGAATTAGCCAAGTGTACAGAAAAGAAGATGCTAAAATGATCTACCAAATGGCGAAACAAGGAATGGGTTCTGAATCGCAAGAGGGGAGCAACTGTCTTAAGGATGTTATGCAAGTTATGCATCTAGATAAAATAACGGAGTTGTATTGTCACGGAGGGGATAAAGGAAAGGAGGACACGGGGGATGCATCTAATGTGCATGGTGAGGGAGATGGCTcgatgaaaaaaggaggaaacggGTACGAGAACCAAGACAGTAATGTCAACAAAACCGAAGTAGAGATGTGTGGTATTATGCATGTATTGAATAACGTGCCCACGTGTAACGCCAAGATGTGTGACCTGAATGAAGCTTTCAAGGGGTGCAGCCCTACGGAGATGCCCCTGAAGGGGAGCTGCACCTGTGGCATAGGATTGCCTAACTTCTGCAGCAGGCACTCGCAGTCTGGGGAGATAAAGTCGGAGGGCAGCGCGGATGGAAGTGTAATGGGTGACGTGGAGCAAGGAGAAGTGGAGCAGGGAGAAGTGGAGCAGGGAGAGGTCGAGCAGGGAGAGGTCGAGCAGGGAGAAGTGGAGCAGGGAGAAGTGGAGCAGGGAGAAGTGGAGCAGGGAGAAGTGGAGCAGGGAGAAGTGGAGCAGGGAGAAGTGGAGCTGCATCGGGAGGAAGAACAACAGGGAGAGGTGAACGGAGAGCCAGCCGAGGAAGAGTTACCAAATGGGGAGCAGCTCAATGGGGAAGTCCCCGAGGAGGAGCTGCCCGATGAGGAGCTGCCCAAGGAGGAGATGCCCGATGAGGAGTTGCCCGAGGAGGAGCTGCCCGAGGAGGAGCTTCCCCCCGTGCAAGTTACAAAcagtgaagaaaagaaaaagaagaaaaaaagaagaaagaaaaagaagagaagaagCAACGTGAGCAACGACACGGCAGATGCAGGAGAATCGCAGGAGAACGAGTTAGATGTGGAAAGGGCTGGCTCTGTGCCGGGTGAAGTAGACGCCGGGGAGGAAGCGGCGCAGGGGGTGGAGGTGGTCAATTTGAAAGATGATGAAGCAGAGGGGGAAGAGGTGGAGGAGGCGAAAGATGAACCAaacgagggggaggaagaggTGGTCAATTTGGAAGATGATGAAGCAGAGGATGAACAGGTGGAGGAGGCGAAGGAGGAATCGATGCAGGCGGACGAAGTGGAGGCGAACGAAGTGGAGGCGCACGAAGAGCCGGACGACGTAGAAGAGGAGATGCCCCAAGCGGAGGAGCTCGAGGTGCCGGCACTGGAAGTGGAGGTAGACAAGGAAGGGGCAGAGGTGGACGCGGCAGCGGTGggaggggaagcggtggaaggggaagcggtggacGGGGAAGCGGTGGACGAGGTAGAGGTGGACGCGGCAGAGGTGGACGCGGCAGCGATGGAAGGGGCGGCGGCAACCCCGGTAGACGATATGAACCCCTTCACCGATACAGATGCGGCCGATGAAGTGAACCCCCCGCATCAAGAAGACGAAAACTCGACGAAGGACGAAACGAAGAACCCCAAGGACGAAGATGCAGATGAGGAATATATTGAGTACAACCTGAACTGCTTTAAAGCAACggcatcaaaaaaaatgggagagtTAAATAGCATGTTGCTAAGTTGCGCTGGAGATGAAGTGCATATGATTCAAAATATGCTCGACTGTTATTTATGTACCGAAGAAGGACATCAATATGAACATTGCTTTATAGAACCCAATTTTGGGAACTTGTTAGATGGAGGAAACAACGGGTTCACAGAATACACCACTGAATTAAGAAACCCAAAACAGAAGCACTTACTTTTGAGTCacctaaatgaaaaatatatcacccattcagatgaaaaaatgcatctaatggatattttaaaaaatataatcactAGCATGGAAAATGTGCATAATAAAAagtggaatattttttttacatcttcCGATTATTACTTCAAATCCTATGTCTCTAACGAAGATCAACTGTGTTTGCAAAACGATTCCATCGATTTAGACAATAAGGTCATGTTCAATGAAGAGTGCAACTATCATAAGAACAAGAAGGACGAAGTGCATAAGCATAGATATAGTCACATCGTAGAATATTTAACTCTCCCCACAGGAAAGGAGATACACGAAATATGCCTTTCCAACAACGcggataaaaaatatataaaaaataattacaggATTCTTTGTTTCCGTTCGAGGAAGGGTTCTAAGTTGGACTTCATGAATGCTAAGGCGTTTTATACATCCATAGAATATAAGAAGATCAAGACTAAGAACATAACTCATGTGCATACCGACTTCTCCTACATGGatgataaaatgaaatgcaaTTTTAAGCAACATGTAATTAATGAGTTCATTAATAATCCCCATATCAGCATGGAAGAGTTGGGAAGCAGCTTACTCAATTTGGCTACCTACTTTTACTACGAAAATCGGGGTTCCTGGTGCGTCTTCGTGTCGAAGAAGCGCGCCTTCACGGGGGTTATCAAAATAGTTAGGAATAGGTACATACGCATGACGGCGAAGAATAAGACGAAGAAGTACCACATCGTGCTCTTCGAGACGCCCGTCTGAGGGGGGGACGCGGCGCGTACAGCGGGAACGCAGCGCGTACAGTGGGAACGTAGTGCGCACAGCGGGAACACAGCGCGTACAGCGCGTTTtgtcctttcctttttttactttctttttttattttttttccactttttggGGGCAGCACGGATCGTTCGAAGTGCCCCCAATGCGACGTTTTGAGCGATCCTTTGAGAGGGCTTTTtaagcccttttttttatgcacctttttaagcccttttttttatgcacctttttaagccccttttttaagcccctttttaaccccttttttaagccccttttttaagccctttttttaagccctttttttatgcacctttttaagccttttttttatgcccctttttaagccttttttttatgcccctttttaagccttttttttatgcccctttttaagcGATTCTTTGTGCCCCTTTGTGTGCCCCTTCAAACTTGAGCCTTAAGCGCAGTCTGCCTGGTCCCGTTCGGCAACGACCAAACCGTGAGCAGTTTGAGAAGCGCGAGCGGCGTACATggcacttgaaaaaaaaaagttaaaaagttaaacGACAAATTTgtgggaaaagggaaaatggaaaacgggaaatgggaaatgcgaaatgggaaatgcgaaatgggaaacgcgaaatgggaaatgcgaaatgggaaattcgaaatgggaaatgcgaaatgggaaatgcaaaatgggaaatgcgAAATGCGAAATGGGAGACGGGTGGGAAACACGTTCCGCAAAATATTAAGCACACACGGCGCACAGAAGAGAGGTCACAACACCTTCCTCGTGACGCCTGCTTAACGTCACGCGTCCGCTCCCCCACAGAGGCTCTGCCCGGCTAATCGCGGGCGGTCCCCTTGGGGGCCTTCTTATTGGTGTAGTCAAAGACAGTGCCGTCATCCGACACGAGGCACTCGCCGGTCATCCTGGCTCGCATTTCAATAGCCAGCTTTTTGCTCAAACTGCTGCCATAAGTGTTAATGCCAAAGTTCTTCGTGCGTTTACATCCGCTGGGACTTCTCCACTCAGCTCTCCACGCCTGCACAATGCCGTTGATTCTGATCATGTAAACCCCTGCAGGGGTGGAGTTAGTcttatccattttgtccattttttccaacttgcTGTACATGTTCATATCTTCGATCTCCTTTTTGATACTTCTGGTGAGTGGATTTTTCGTTCCCTGTTTGTTGCCATTGTAATAATCCGGGGTGGAAAACTCCTTTGTGTTTGGGTCGAAGGGAGCAGCGAGAGGACTACCCTCTTCGCTTGTTAATCCTTTACTGAGCTTCTCACATGGTGCCGCGTAGAGGTGCATCTCGTTTGTTTTGTTGCCCACCCCCCCCGTGTACATGTTGTTGTTCTCCCCGTTTTGCTCCTCTGCGCCGGGGACGCACACGTCGCTTGGGCCAATATAAAGGTTGCCACTGCCTCCGTTGTTGCTGCCGCTGCCGCCGTTTCCGCTGCCGTTTCCGCTGCCACTGACAGCGCTCCCCGGGTTGGTTCCAAGGAGAGAATTGTCAATGCCATTACCGTTGTGTAACCCGTTCGGGTCAGGGTCAGCGCCTTCGTTATCTTTTGGATTGGTTCCTCCGGTTGCTCCTCCGATGGCGGTGTTACTGAAGGGCGCGGTCATGCTCATCTCTGCGTCGTTCTGGGGAGCTTCACCCTCGAAGTTCGTTCCCCCTACTACCCCCCTGCCATTGCTCACACAATCACCCAAGTTATTATTTACCATGTCGGTGGTGCTATTGCTCCCAGCGGGGCTACTCACAAGCTTCATGTTTTCCTTCACCGCGTTGTTGTTAGTTGTGTAGGGCGGGCTgctacttccccccccactgGGGTTGACAAGGTTCATTCGGATGCTCTCATTTGGGGGCGTTCCCGACATGACGTTTTGGTACACTCCGTCTGTTCTGGGGTCTCCCTGCAGGA
The window above is part of the Plasmodium cynomolgi strain B DNA, chromosome 11, whole genome shotgun sequence genome. Proteins encoded here:
- a CDS encoding myosin-like protein (putative); the protein is GPSDEAQQSQQTQQLDEANQSDEAQQLGETNQSDEANESGETNQPNAPGESNQPNQLKLAEMIGHMNVLLDAFGSAKTGKNNNSSRLSKFFTLHMDESGRVKCMHVKKFLFEKDRLIGRGGTGDEMGGKMGGEMGDEMGDEMGGEMGSQTGSQTGSQTGGQHENSFNIFYYILNGSSDKFKEMYYLKDVKYYRMLRFRGSQRNGKNFRNGKTMRGGEGEVEDDEMNGGEVKDDEVKDDEVKDDEVKDDEVKDVEVKDDEMNDNSNGNSNGDATNEKAPSTDESAKFLELLKSLNYIFDDDKEIDFVFSILSALLLLGNVETVKPLRQKSLLRKSILCENSLNYEQLQHCVEDSSDDSIIDDNIKSFLLASKLLGINPEELVKYFTTNYVFNDILLMKVHNEMKIYRKIEAFIKTTYDELFNWVLYKVNCKLGVLLGGEMGGNQNGSGEANYISVLDLAYFEKREKNSLTELLVNTSNEAVHKMVVDFLFKKRIQLCREEGIETAVSSSCNFDQIDNEGLYNVLVQKEEESLFSYLESLSMKKVTEKSNLHSLIVKKFSKGGYIKEGFSNVSEKQSRTSAPSSSFVIVHSCGEVCYSSEQLISQNIEILTNNFIDMVKKSGNPYLEQLCCSYNYDPSGNIVEEKRRYSIQSALKLFRRKYESRNQMAVTMVRNNLVELMKVKESTFCHFIFCMTSNQNRKTGGGEVINLFDEEVVLEQIRSLFLSQFRQLKGAGLFPHAFYFAELVDLLEEANGEAANGEAQNGEAQNGEAAEGDAAEGEAANGDAANGETAKGDETNADEANGEMAEGDATNADAANADAQGAGLDYPHANAKQRVEDMMRLHNISKSEWAMGENRVFLTDASLKILIQKKWEQCIQKMLPKLDAEINDDQMVHSGGDDYDSKVAGLINLECVRISQVYRKEDAKMIYQMAKQGMGSESQEGSNCLKDVMQVMHLDKITELYCHGGDKGKEDTGDASNVHGEGDGSMKKGGNGYENQDSNVNKTEVEMCGIMHVLNNVPTCNAKMCDLNEAFKGCSPTEMPLKGSCTCGIGLPNFCSRHSQSGEIKSEGSADGSVMGDVEQGEVEQGEVEQGEVEQGEVEQGEVEQGEVEQGEVEQGEVEQGEVEQGEVELHREEEQQGEVNGEPAEEELPNGEQLNGEVPEEELPDEELPKEEMPDEELPEEELPEEELPPVQVTNSEEKKKKKKRRKKKKRRSNVSNDTADAGESQENELDVERAGSVPGEVDAGEEAAQGVEVVNLKDDEAEGEEVEEAKDEPNEGEEEVVNLEDDEAEDEQVEEAKEESMQADEVEANEVEAHEEPDDVEEEMPQAEELEVPALEVEVDKEGAEVDAAAVGGEAVEGEAVDGEAVDEVEVDAAEVDAAAMEGAAATPVDDMNPFTDTDAADEVNPPHQEDENSTKDETKNPKDEDADEEYIEYNLNCFKATASKKMGELNSMLLSCAGDEVHMIQNMLDCYLCTEEGHQYEHCFIEPNFGNLLDGGNNGFTEYTTELRNPKQKHLLLSHLNEKYITHSDEKMHLMDILKNIITSMENVHNKKWNIFFTSSDYYFKSYVSNEDQLCLQNDSIDLDNKVMFNEECNYHKNKKDEVHKHRYSHIVEYLTLPTGKEIHEICLSNNADKKYIKNNYRILCFRSRKGSKLDFMNAKAFYTSIEYKKIKTKNITHVHTDFSYMDDKMKCNFKQHVINEFINNPHISMEELGSSLLNLATYFYYENRGSWCVFVSKKRAFTGVIKIVRNRYIRMTAKNKTKKYHIVLFETPV